The following proteins are co-located in the Diaphorobacter sp. HDW4B genome:
- a CDS encoding alpha/beta hydrolase, producing MQETDLWASWKNAQQAFSEQNWDDRVRGRMSRSMMGLSPIALALAGADWALHIASAPGKQKELARYAMRLAGQRGIAGLKNEGEVVDESTHEADSRFRSPEWSRWPYRQLKDNFTAVEAWWADAVQVDGMNKHHARVVDFFARQWLDALAPSNWIATNPEVLSRLKETHGQSLQQGWQYLMDDAVEAQKAWNTEPAQDTLKPLDFEVGKDVAVTPGKVVFRNDLIELIHYTPMTSKVHPEPVLIVPSCIMKYYILDLSPHNSMVKYLLEQGHQVFMISWRNPAAEDRHLAIENCLSTGVLAAMQAVKSVSGAQSIHALGYCLGGTFLSIVAATLGRIERQKNGARNAKEKRLIPSDLPQLASCTLLAAQTDFSEPGELGVFIDEDQLATLRQKMNRKGYMSGKDMGGSFQFLSSRDLVWSRNMRRYLLGEAEASFDLMSWNADQTRLPAAMHDEYLTAMFLDNALACGKYHFAGSAVALMDINVPLFVVATKRDHVAPWRSVYGIHLQTSVPVTFVLAAGGHNAGIVSEPGRPRRSYQISTEAAEREQSWMAPDDWAIRTPAIQGSWWEAMHAWLTQHSGKPIAPPKIDSKHIVCDAPGEYVMVRYSD from the coding sequence ATGCAGGAAACCGACCTTTGGGCTTCGTGGAAGAACGCGCAGCAGGCCTTCAGTGAGCAGAACTGGGATGACCGCGTGCGTGGTCGCATGAGTCGCTCGATGATGGGGCTGTCGCCGATCGCGCTGGCGCTTGCGGGGGCTGACTGGGCGTTGCACATCGCGTCCGCGCCGGGCAAGCAGAAGGAGTTGGCGCGCTATGCGATGCGGCTTGCGGGGCAGCGCGGCATTGCGGGGCTGAAGAACGAAGGTGAGGTGGTTGACGAAAGCACGCACGAAGCCGATTCGCGTTTCAGGTCGCCCGAATGGTCGCGCTGGCCGTATCGCCAACTCAAGGACAACTTCACCGCCGTCGAAGCCTGGTGGGCCGATGCCGTGCAGGTCGATGGCATGAACAAACACCATGCGCGTGTGGTCGATTTCTTTGCGCGCCAGTGGCTGGATGCGCTCGCACCGTCCAACTGGATCGCCACCAACCCCGAGGTGCTTTCGCGCTTGAAGGAAACGCACGGCCAAAGCCTGCAGCAAGGCTGGCAGTATCTGATGGATGATGCCGTCGAAGCGCAGAAGGCATGGAACACCGAGCCCGCGCAGGACACGCTCAAGCCGCTGGATTTCGAGGTCGGCAAGGACGTGGCGGTCACTCCCGGCAAGGTCGTTTTCCGCAACGATCTGATCGAGCTGATCCACTACACGCCGATGACCTCCAAGGTCCATCCGGAGCCCGTGCTCATCGTGCCCTCGTGCATCATGAAGTACTACATCCTCGATCTGTCGCCGCACAACTCGATGGTGAAATACCTGCTCGAACAAGGGCATCAGGTATTCATGATTTCGTGGCGCAATCCCGCTGCCGAAGACCGCCATCTCGCCATCGAGAACTGCCTCAGCACCGGTGTGCTCGCCGCCATGCAGGCCGTGAAATCGGTGAGCGGTGCGCAGAGCATCCACGCGCTGGGTTACTGCCTGGGCGGCACGTTTCTCAGCATCGTCGCGGCCACGCTGGGTCGCATCGAGCGACAGAAAAATGGCGCGCGCAACGCGAAGGAAAAGCGGCTCATCCCCAGCGATCTGCCCCAGCTTGCATCCTGCACGCTGCTTGCCGCACAGACCGATTTCAGCGAGCCCGGCGAGCTTGGCGTGTTCATCGATGAAGACCAGCTCGCCACGCTGCGCCAGAAGATGAATCGCAAGGGCTACATGTCGGGCAAGGACATGGGCGGATCGTTCCAATTTCTCTCGTCGCGCGATCTGGTCTGGTCGCGCAACATGCGCCGCTATCTGCTGGGCGAGGCCGAAGCGAGCTTCGATCTGATGAGTTGGAACGCCGACCAGACGCGCCTGCCTGCAGCCATGCACGACGAGTACCTCACCGCGATGTTCCTCGACAACGCGCTGGCCTGCGGCAAGTACCACTTCGCCGGATCAGCCGTGGCGCTCATGGACATCAACGTGCCGCTGTTCGTCGTCGCCACCAAGCGCGATCACGTCGCACCGTGGCGCTCGGTCTACGGCATCCATCTGCAGACCAGCGTGCCCGTGACCTTCGTGCTCGCCGCCGGTGGGCACAACGCAGGCATCGTGAGCGAGCCGGGCCGCCCGCGCCGCAGCTATCAGATCAGCACCGAAGCCGCCGAGCGCGAGCAAAGCTGGATGGCACCCGACGACTGGGCGATCCGCACGCCAGCCATTCAGGGCTCGTGGTGGGAGGCCATGCACGCGTGGCTCACGCAGCATTCGGGCAAGCCCATTGCACCACCGAAGATCGACAGCAAGCACATCGTCTGCGATGCGCCGGGCGAGTATGTCATGGTGCGATATTCGGACTGA